Genomic DNA from Mesorhizobium sp. 131-2-1:
TGCAGGGGCTGGATGCGCTCGGCGCGCCGCTTGCCCGGCTGGCGCAGCCGGTGATCTGGCAAACCGCGTTCGGCACCAGCTTCGGCTGGACCGTCCTGATCGCGCTGATTGCGCTCGGCCTCGGCGTGCTGTCGCTGGCCGGGCCGCCCGGCGGCCGCAAGCCGCTCGCCCTTGCCGGGCTGGCTGGTGTCGGCGCCGCGCTCGCCGCCAGCGGGCATGCCAGCGCCGCCGAGCCGCAATGGCTGACGCGGCCGATGGTGTTCCTGCACGGCGCGGGCATCGCCTTCTGGGCCGGTGCGCTGGTGCCGCTCGGGCTTTCGGTGAGGCGGCAGTCGGCGGATGCCGGGGCTTTCCTGCACCGGTTTTCGCGCGCGATCCTGCCGGTCGTCGTCGTGCTCGCCATGGCCGGCATCGTGCTTGCCGTCATCCAGGTACAGACGCCCGCCGCGCTGGTTGGCACCGCCTATGGCAGGCTCCTGCTGGTCAAGCTGGTGCTGCTCCTCTTTCTCTTCACGCTCGCGACCATCAACCGCTGGACGCTGACGGCTCCGGCCGAAGCCGGCGCCACCGAGGTGCAGCGGCGCCTGGTCCGTTCGATCGGCGCTGAAGTGCTGATCGTGGTCGCCATTTTCGCGGTCGCCGCGGGCTGGCGCTTCACGCCGCCGCCGCGCGCGCTGGCGATCGCTGCCGCGCAGCCGGTGTCGATCCACATCCACACGCTGCAGGCCATGGCCGATCTAAGCATCACGCCAGGCCATGCCGGGCCAGTCGCCGCCTCGATGGTGATCATGACCGGCGACTTCGGCCCGCTCGACGCCAAGCAAGTGACGCTGGTGCTGTCGAAGCCCGACTCCGGCATCGAACCAATCAAGCGTCCGGCGACAAAGCCCGGCGATGGAACCTGGCGCATAGACAATCTGGTCATCCCGGTTCCGGGCCGCTGGACGGCACGGCTCGACATCCTCGTCTCGGACTTCGAGATGGTGAAGATAGAGGCACCGATCGACATCCGCGCCGAGTGATACTCAGCCGGCCTGCGAACGGCAATTTTCTGCGTTTCAGCCGAGTTCCTGCGCGAGTCCGATGAGATGCCCTTCAGGCCCGCGGATGTAGCAGAGCCGATACACGTCTTGGTAACGGACGACTTCGCCGACAAGCTGCGCGCCGCGCTTGCGGAGCCTTTCAAGCGTCTCGTCGATGTCGTCCACGGTAAACATGACGCGGAGGTAGCCTAGCGCGTTCACCGGGGCGTTACGATGATCCGCGACGACAGGCGGCGTGAGGAAGCGGGAGAGTTCGAGCCGGCTATGACCGTCCGGCGTGCGCATCATGGCAATCTCAACGCGCTGATCGCCCAGTCCGGTGACACGTCCGGACCATTCGCCTTCGATCGTCGCCCGCCCTTCGAGCTCGAGGCCGAGCTCGCGAAAGAAGGCAATCGTCTCTTCGAGGTCCTCGACGACGATTCCAACATTGTCCATCCGTTTGACTGCCATATGTCCAACCTAACGCCGTATGTTCAATCGGCAAGGCGTCACCTGGCCTCCCAACGGACCCTTCTCGACTCGGCCCTGTCCTGAATCTGACCGACACAATTCGGCGAGGCGGTTGACGCGGCGCGAAAGGCCCGTCAATCATCCCGGCAAAACGCGACCTCAACAAAATTCGGAAGCAGGGAAGAAACGATGGAAAAAGCCGAAATCGGCCTGATCGGCCTTGGCACGATGGGCTCCAACCTGGCGCTCAACATTGCCGAGCATGGGCACCGCATCGCCGTCTTCAACCGCACGGCCGCGCGCACCGACGCTTTCGTCGAGAGCGCCGGGCCGCTGAAGGACATGGTCGTGCCCTGCTACAGCCTCGAGGAGCTCGCGGCGGCGATCCGGCCGCCCAGGCCGATCATCATCATGGTGCTGGCCGGCAAGCCGGTGGACGAGCAGATCGCGGCGCTTCGCGGCGTTCTCGCCAACAACGACATCGTCATCGATGCCGGCAACGCCAATTTCCGCGACACGATGCGGCGCTTCTCCGAGCTGTCAGGCTCCGGCCTGACCTTCATCGGCATGGGCGTGTCCGGCGGCGAGGAAGGTGCGCGTCACGGGCCCTCGATCATGGTCGGCGGCACCGAGGAGTCCTGGAAGCGCGTCGAGAAGGTGCTCACCGCCATCTCCGCCAAGTTCAAGGACGAGCCGTGCGCGGCCTGGCTCGGCACCGACGGCGCCGGCCATTTCGTCAAGACCATCCACAACGGCATCGAATATGCCGACATGCAGATGATCGCCGAGATCTACGGCATTCTGCGTGACGGCCTCGGCATGGGGCCGAAGGAGATCGGCGCCGTCTTCGCGGACTGGAACAAGGGCCGGCTCAATTCCTACCTGATCGAGATCACGGCCAAGGTGTTGGCCGCCGACGATCCGAAGACCGGCAAGCCGGTGGTCGACATCATCCTCGACCGGGCCGGGCAGAAGGGCACCGGCAAATGGTCCGTCATCGAGGCGCAGCAGCTCGGCATCCCGGCGACCGCGATCGAGGCGGCGGTCGCGGCGCGCGTGCTGTCGTCGATCAAGGACGAGCGGCAGGCGGCGGAAGCGGCCTATGGCAATATCGGCGTGGCCAAGATTGCCGGCGACAGAGCTGCCTTGCTCAAGGACCTGGAGCTGGCGCTGTTCGCCGGCAAGATCGCGGCCTACGCGCAGGGCTTCGCGGTGATGAGCGGCGCCTCGAAGGAGTTCAACTGGAACCTGCCGATGCCGACCGTCGCCAAGATCTGGCGAGCCGGTTGCATCATCCGCTCGCAGATGCTGGACACGATGGCGGAGGCCTTTGGGTCAGGCAACGCCTCGACCAACCTGCTGATGGCGCCGGCCTTCATCGCCATGATGCAGGAGGCGCATCCGTCGTTGCGCAGGATCGTGGCGCGGGCCTCCGAGGCCGGGTCGCCGGTACCTGCGCTGTCGTCGGCGCTCGCCTATTTCGACAGCTACCGTCAGGGCCGCGGCACTTCAAACCTGATCCAGGCGCAGCGCGACTTCTTCGGCGCGCACGGCTTCGAGCGCATCGGCGAGCAGGGTGCGTTCCATGGACCCTGGGGCAGCGGCGCGGGGCATTAGGCGCGATAGGGCAGGACTTCGCTCGGCTTACTCAGCGATTGCAATGAGCCTGGATCGGCGCCGCCGATCCAGCCGAGCACGGCGCGCGCCAGCTCGGAGCCGGCAAGCCGGAAGTTCTCGTTGACCACCAGCAGTTCCCGGCGGAACAAATGCAGCAGCTCGGACGACTGCTTCGACACCACGTCGACGTCGCGACCAAGCTTCAGACCGGCATCCTCGATGCCGGCGACGACGGCGAGCGTCGCCGCGGCGGCGCAGCTGATGAAACCATCCGGCCGGTCCCGGCGCCGCATCAGCTGCGCGGTCCGCATCCTGATCTGCTCGATAGACTGGTCGATGGAAACGGTGTTGAACGGCACCTCGCTGGCGCCGACTTCGCTCAACGCATCGGCAAAGCCGTTCAGCGTATGGCCATAGTAGGTGAGTCCGACCGGTGGTGTCACAAGGGCGAGTCGGCTTCGGCCCATGCCAGCGAGGTAGCGCACCGCCTCGCCCGCGAAGGCGTAATTGTCGAAGTCGTGGAAGGGATGCACCAGCCCCATGTCGGTGCGGCCATGCGTGGCAAAGGGGATACCGCGCTCCAGCATGTAGCGGGCGCGCGGATCGTTGGGTTGCGTGCGTGAGATGATGACGCCGTCGGCGGAGCCCGTCTCGACCAGATAGCGTATCGGATCCAGCGGATCCTGCGAGCGTGAATATGGCGTGACGATCAGGTGATAGGGCGTGTCGGCGATCACCTCCGAGACACCGTAGATGATGTCCGAGACAAAGCTCATGATCTCGCG
This window encodes:
- a CDS encoding LacI family transcriptional regulator; the protein is MDRDQTDRDGEAPGRPTLKTLAFMTGLGVTTVSRALKDAPEIGAETRRRVQLVARQIGYRPNRAGVRLRTGKTNVISLVLNTEREIMSFVSDIIYGVSEVIADTPYHLIVTPYSRSQDPLDPIRYLVETGSADGVIISRTQPNDPRARYMLERGIPFATHGRTDMGLVHPFHDFDNYAFAGEAVRYLAGMGRSRLALVTPPVGLTYYGHTLNGFADALSEVGASEVPFNTVSIDQSIEQIRMRTAQLMRRRDRPDGFISCAAAATLAVVAGIEDAGLKLGRDVDVVSKQSSELLHLFRRELLVVNENFRLAGSELARAVLGWIGGADPGSLQSLSKPSEVLPYRA
- a CDS encoding VOC family protein, which produces MAVKRMDNVGIVVEDLEETIAFFRELGLELEGRATIEGEWSGRVTGLGDQRVEIAMMRTPDGHSRLELSRFLTPPVVADHRNAPVNALGYLRVMFTVDDIDETLERLRKRGAQLVGEVVRYQDVYRLCYIRGPEGHLIGLAQELG
- a CDS encoding copper resistance CopC/CopD family protein, translating into MSAGSSPRTSLLGKRAGRLAIGLLAALVLLGALGLPGRAFAHAALINAYPADGAVLAQSPAKFALTFSEPVSPLVLNLVRPDGTSVALTAFRLDGQTVDIDNPEALKPGTHVLSWRVISEDGHPVGGSVLFSIGAPSTPPVVAEVVDGNLRAAIWIGKILLYVGLFLGVGGAFALAWLAKGGRCGQRFVAAAILCGLAAAPFSLGLQGLDALGAPLARLAQPVIWQTAFGTSFGWTVLIALIALGLGVLSLAGPPGGRKPLALAGLAGVGAALAASGHASAAEPQWLTRPMVFLHGAGIAFWAGALVPLGLSVRRQSADAGAFLHRFSRAILPVVVVLAMAGIVLAVIQVQTPAALVGTAYGRLLLVKLVLLLFLFTLATINRWTLTAPAEAGATEVQRRLVRSIGAEVLIVVAIFAVAAGWRFTPPPRALAIAAAQPVSIHIHTLQAMADLSITPGHAGPVAASMVIMTGDFGPLDAKQVTLVLSKPDSGIEPIKRPATKPGDGTWRIDNLVIPVPGRWTARLDILVSDFEMVKIEAPIDIRAE
- the gndA gene encoding NADP-dependent phosphogluconate dehydrogenase, whose amino-acid sequence is MEKAEIGLIGLGTMGSNLALNIAEHGHRIAVFNRTAARTDAFVESAGPLKDMVVPCYSLEELAAAIRPPRPIIIMVLAGKPVDEQIAALRGVLANNDIVIDAGNANFRDTMRRFSELSGSGLTFIGMGVSGGEEGARHGPSIMVGGTEESWKRVEKVLTAISAKFKDEPCAAWLGTDGAGHFVKTIHNGIEYADMQMIAEIYGILRDGLGMGPKEIGAVFADWNKGRLNSYLIEITAKVLAADDPKTGKPVVDIILDRAGQKGTGKWSVIEAQQLGIPATAIEAAVAARVLSSIKDERQAAEAAYGNIGVAKIAGDRAALLKDLELALFAGKIAAYAQGFAVMSGASKEFNWNLPMPTVAKIWRAGCIIRSQMLDTMAEAFGSGNASTNLLMAPAFIAMMQEAHPSLRRIVARASEAGSPVPALSSALAYFDSYRQGRGTSNLIQAQRDFFGAHGFERIGEQGAFHGPWGSGAGH